A region of Vigna radiata var. radiata cultivar VC1973A chromosome 6, Vradiata_ver6, whole genome shotgun sequence DNA encodes the following proteins:
- the LOC106763188 gene encoding uncharacterized protein LOC106763188, with protein MFYIEHCDMLEQIIEEVVPPTAHREETDEIVNNSSGSFYLSNLTNLEIDSCPRLDSLFTTSVIKTLISLEELKIVECHGLKHIVTPTRVKRNKNMVEDEHDFESDLSMFPSLKSVRILFCHSLQDILATPVNECFEKLEEVYINDCPQLTYLFTYVIAQGMTELKILHIYNCDILKHIITDDDKTKKSEDQFTIEHSRIFQNLQEVNIYKCGELKHVFSANITAGLPQLKILEIGKCNMLEQIIEDEIVAEDEYQHFESNQVKVSAKSISIPSVSIVNNSSGSFSLSSLAFLWIDACPMLESLFTTSVAKTLTSLEQLKISKCHGLKHIVTPTRVKRNKNMVEDVHEFESDISMFSSLKRVHILKCGLLQDIFATPFVGGIVNNQNHFPTQQTLCMSNANNGDWIMREQVSFKLEHLWLKNLPEMSHIWVATSNSFTLQHLNSFIIQECEKLEVVFPQCMLRCLPELIHLHVTKCDELRQIIEEDLEDKKISPQLCFPKLKSLFIQECHKLKCFTSLFASNDLSNLKILFIMEATDLQEFIACEHDETGNTKVELSQLKLIIFINLSNFHQKTIFSNVKDRIIRNCPKLSLTSTTTLQELQQQNLPLEGLEDTQISLSDFESLIYEQENLDGVCTSNTSTELPSSQINEKLDKKFIENDYGPKELAHATSINSKVDEKSNSETYAQELVDAKSTAGSHLPDQQNQFGQTQSTIKMSQQERDPTLKNTSPLQMNRDDPSTSQIKPSSSQVNDNNQSMLESTVEMVGQHNKVETKTLVSEIQEFQKIDRKSEMASDLQAMEQNFPIISSPKVTQRTDEIEANNIGKTMTSDKLAIPTSVLENIEEIGRERSRDGAATEGATIKTLPIGGDNISLVNGVTIPNPSGANILPQDSQVVKQDNEMNEDKTEIASYKNIKIQEGVNLLDKTEGIGIVSNNNVVITPAFADTRTRLEKYKHFVEMNDSQISLLVEAIEAYPHLWNACEKFTDRFRAFMLKTLAEMLLFLRSESVGSVNSEREKEFLKLCDEAVQLGFEKSWVDEMRQRVVGRDPKLEHAKAQMGELLKRHDDLIEELDSIKTPIDELLKRHNHLTQELHNLKKQLRTLHDFLNVPTKSFDFL; from the exons atgttttatattgaACATTGCGATATGCTAGAACAAATAATTGAGGAAGTTGTTCCACCAACAGCACACCGCGAAGAAACAGACGAAATTGTGAACAATAGCTCAG GATCCTTTTATCTGTCTAACCTGACAAATCTTGAGATAGATTCATGTCCAAGATTAGACTCATTGTTTACGACATCTGTAATTAAGACTTTGATTTCATTGGAAGAATTGAAAATAGTTGAATGTCATGGTTTGAAGCATATAGTAACTCCTACAAgagtgaaaagaaataaaaacatggttgaagatgagcatgattttgaaagtgatctttcaatgttcccaagtttgaaATCTGTAAGGATCTTGTTTTGTCACTCGTTACAAGATATATTGGCAACACCTGTCAATGagtgttttgaaaaattagaggAGGTGTATATAAATGATTGCCCACAATTAACATATCTCTTCACATATGTCATTGCTCAAGGTATGACGGAGTTGAAAATATTACACATATACAATTGTGACATATTAAAGCATATAATAACAGATGAtgacaaaacaaagaaaagtgaAGATCAATTTACAATTGAACATTCAAGAATTTTCCAGAATCTTCAAGAagtgaatatatataaatgtggaGAATTAAAACATGTATTCTCAGCCAATATCACAGCAGGCCTACCTCAATTGAAAATACTTGAGATTGGAAAATGTAATATGTTAGAACAAATAATTGAGGATGAAATTGTTGCTGAAGATGAGTATCAGCATTTTGAATCTAACCAAGTCAAAGTTTCTGCTAAAAGCATTTCAATTCCATCAGTATCTATTGTGAACAATAGCTCAG gaTCATTTTCTCTGTCTAGCCTTGCATTTCTTTGGATAGATGCATGTCCAATGTTGGAGTCATTGTTTACAACATCTGTAGCTAAGACCTTGACTTCATTGGAACAATTGAAAATATCTAAGTGTCATGGTTTGAAGCATATAGTAACTCCTACAAgagtgaaaagaaataaaaacatggTTGAAGATGTGCACGAATTTGAAAGTGATATCTCAATGTTCTCAAGTTTGAAAAGGGTACATATCTTGAAATGTGGCTTGTTGCAAGATATATTCGCAACGCCTTTTGTTGGAGGTATCGTGAATAATCAAAACCATTTTCCCACCCAACAAACTCTATGCATGAGCAATGCCAACAATGGAGATTGGATTATGAGAGAACAAGTCAGTTTTAAGTTAGAACATTTGTGGTTGAAAAATCTACCTGAAATGAGTCATATTTGGGTGGCTACCAGCAACTCATTTACCCTCCAACATCTCAACTCATTCATAATACAAGAATGTGAAAAATTGGAAGTAGTATTTCCTCAGTGTATGTTGAGATGCCTACCAGAGTTGATTCATCTACATGTAACAAAATGCGATGAATTAAGACAGATCATTGAAGAGGATTTGGAGGATAAGAAGATTTCACCACAATTATGCTTTCCCAAactaaaatcattatttattcAAGAATGCCATAAGTTGAAATGTTTCACCTCTTTATTTGCATCCAATGATCTTTCCAACTTGAAAATTCTATTCATAATGGAAGCTACTGATCTACAAGAGTTTATTGCATGCGAACACGATGAGACAGGAAATACCAAAGTTGAACTGTCGCAGCTGaaacttataatatttataaatctttcaaattttcaccaaaagactatattttcaaatgtaaagGATCGCATTATCCGCAATTGTCCAAAACTCTCTTTGACTTCAACAACTACTCTTCAAGAGCTCCAACAACAAAATCTTCCTTTGGAAG GTTTGGAAGACACTCAAATTTCTTTGTCGGATTTTGAGTCACTGATATATGAACAAGAGAATTTAGATGGAGTTTGTACAAGCAACACTTCCACTGAGTTGCCTTCTTCACAG ATCAATGAAAAGTTAGATAAGAAATTCATTGAGAATGATTATGGTCCAAAGGAACTGGCTCATGCAACTTCAATAAATTCAAAGGTGGATGAAAAGTCTAATAGTGAAACATATGCACAA GAGTTGGTGGATGCAAAATCAACGGCTGGATCACACTTGCCAgaccaacaaaatcaatttggacAAACTCAAAGTACCATCAAAATGTCTCAG CAGGAACGGGATCCTACGCTAAAAAACACTTCTCCCCTTCAAATGAACCGTGATGATCCATCTACATCTCAAATTAAACCATCTTCTTCACAAGTCAATGATAACAATCAATCTATGTTGGAGAGCACAGTTGAAATGGTAGGTCAACATAACAAAGTTGAAACCAAAACACTGGTGTCTGAAATACAAGAGTTCCAAAAAATAGACAGAAAAAGTGAAATGGCATCAGATTTACAAGCTATGGAGCAAAATTTTCCAATAATTTCTTCTCCAAAGGTGACTCag CGTACTGATGAAATAGAGGCAAACAACATTGGAAAAACTATGACATCAGATAAACTTGCAATACCAACTTCTGTTTTAGAG AATATTGAGGAAATAGGAAGAGAAAGGAGCAGAGATGGAGCTGCAACAGAGGGAGCTACAATTAAAACCTTGCCAATTGGTGGAGATAACATTAGCTTGGTTAATGGTGTTACAATTCCCAACCCAAGCGGTGCAAATATACTTCCACAAGATTCCCAGGTTGTTAAACAAGATAATGAGATGAATGAAGACAAGACAGAAATagcatcatataaaaatatcaaaatccaaGAAGGGGTGAACTTGTTGGATAAAACAGAGGGAATAGGAATTGTTTCTAATAATAACGTTGTGATTACTCCAG CTTTTGCAGATACTCGTACAAGATTGGAAAAGTATAAGCACTTTGTTGAAATGAATGATTCACAAATTTCTCTGCTAGTGGAGGCAATAGAAGCATATCCTCATCTTTGGAATGCTTGTGAAAAGTTCACTGATCGCTTTCGAGCTTTTATGTTGAAAACATTggcagaaatgttgttgttccttcGAAGTGAAAGTGTTGGCAGTGTTAATTCTGAGAGAGAAAAGGAGTTCCTTAAACTATGTGATGAAGCTGTTCAACTTGGATTTGAGAAGTCGTGGGTTGATGAAATGCGTCAACGTGTTGTGGGAAGGGATCCTAAGTTGGAGCATGCAAAGGCACAAATGGGTGAGCTTCTTAAGAGACATGATGATTTAATTGAGGAACTAGACAGTATAAAGACGCCAATCGATGAACTTCTTAAGAGACACAATCATTTAACTCAAGAACTACACAATTTGAAGAAACAACTTAGAACTCTTCATGACTTTTTAAATGTTCCCACAAAAAGTTTCGACTTTTTGTGA
- the LOC106765074 gene encoding glucose-1-phosphate adenylyltransferase small subunit 2, chloroplastic gives MASMAAIGSLNVPCAASASSSSGGRKSLPRSLSFSASQLSGDKISTDSVSVAPRRVRNPVIVSPKAVSDSQNSQTCLDPDASRSVLGIILGGGAGTRLYPLTKKRAKPAVPLGGNYRLIDIPVSNCLNSNVSKIYVLTQFNSASLNRHLSRAYASNMGGYKNEGFVEVLAAQQSPENPNWFQGTADAVRQYLWLFEEHNVLEFLVLAGDHLYRMDYEKFIQAHRESDADITVAALPMDEKRATAFGLMKIDEEGRIIEFAEKPKGEQLKAMKVDTTILGLDDERAKEMPFIASMGIYVVSKNVMLDLLREKFPGANDFGSEVIPGATSIGLRVQAYLYDGYWEDIGTIEAFYNANLGITKKPVPDFSFYDRSSPIYTQPRYLPPSKMLDADVTDSVIGEGCVIKNCKIHHSVVGLRSCISEGAIIEETLLMGADYYETEADKRFLAAKGSVPIGIGKNTHIRKAIIDKNARIGDNVKILNADNIQEAARETDGYFIKSGIVTVIKDALIPSGTVI, from the exons ATGGCATCTATGGCTGCCATAGGTTCTCTGAATGTACCATGTGCTGCTTCTGCCTCCTCTTCAAGTGGGGGAAGGAAAAGCCTTCCACGCAGCCTTTCATTCTCCGCATCACAACTTTCTGGAGATAAGATTTCCACCGATTCAGTTTCGGTTGCTCCAAGAAGAGTTCGTAATCCAGTTATTGTGTCTCCCAAGGCGGTTTCTGATTCCCAAAACTCCCAGACCTGTCTTGATCCCGATGCTAGCAGA AGTGTGCTTGGCATTATACTTGGAGGTGGTGCTGGGACTCGTCTTTACCCACTGACCAAGAAGAGGGCAAAGCCAGCTGTTCCTCTTGGAGGAAACTATAGGCTGATTGATATCCCTGTTAGCAATTGCCTGAATAGCAATGTGTCCAAGATCTATGTTCTCACTCAATTCAATTCCGCGTCCCTGAATCGACACCTTTCTCGTGCTTATGCAAGCAACATGGGAGGCTACAAAAATGAGGGTTTTGTTGAGGTTCTTGCTGCTCAGCAGAGTCCTGAGAATCCTAATTGGTTCCAG GGTACTGCAGATGCTGTGAGGCAGTATTTATGGCTTTTTGAAGAGCACAATGTTTTGGAGTTTTTGGTTCTGGCTGGTGATCATTTGTATCGAATGGATTATGAGAAATTTATCCAAGCGCACAGGGAGAGTGATGCTGATATCACTGTCGCTGCCTTGCCGATGGATGAAAAGCGTGCCACTGCATTTGGTCTGATGAAGATCGATGAAGAGGGGCGTATAATTGAATTCGCCGAAAAGCCCAAAGGAGAACAGTTGAAAGCTATGAAG GTTGATACTACTATTTTGGGTCTTGATGACGAGAGAGCAAAGGAAATGCCTTTCATTGCTAGCATGGGTATATATGTTGTTAGCAAAAATGTGATGTTAGACCTGCTCCGTGAGAAGTTTCCTGGTGCAAATGACTTTGGGAGTGAAGTGATTCCTGGTGCAACTTCCATTGGATTGAGA GTGCAAGCTTACTTGTACGATGGCTACTGGGAAGACATTGGTACAATTGAGGCTTTCTATAATGCAAATCTGGGAATCACCAAAAAGCCTGTGCCTGACTTCAG CTTCTATGATCGTTCGTCTCCAATTTACACCCAACCACGATATTTGCCTCCATCTAAGATGCTTGATGCTGATGTCACTGATAGTGTTATCGGTGAAGGATGTGTGATTAAG AACTGCAAAATTCACCACTCTGTGGTGGGGTTGCGATCTTGCATATCAGAAGGAGCAATTATTGAAGAGACACTATTAATGGGGGCAGATTATTACGAG ACTGAGGCTGATAAGAGGTTTCTGGCTGCTAAAGGCAGTGTTCCAATTGGTATTGGGAAGAACACTCATATCAGAAAGGCAATTATCGACAAGAATGCTCGAATTGGAGACAATGTGAAG ATTTTAAATGCTGACAATATCCAAGAAGCTGCAAGGGAAACAGATGGGTATTTCATTAAAAGTGGGATTGTGACAGTAATCAAGGATGCTTTAATTCCTAGTGGAACTGTCATCTAA
- the LOC111241770 gene encoding probable disease resistance protein At1g12280 — MDILNGFLSDVLKEVVCGAVNQLQYSFCFNSFVKELEKEKENLIETKISVKDRVIHAQRQTLKTAEVIDKWLENANTSSESVNRLLRETNTKKSCFFEFCPNWIWRYRLGKKLAIKKADLQKIIQEGRQYIQLERIASIPSNTFDILTEKSINFDSRKNAFDQLVKALKDDGIAMIGLYGMGGCGKTTLAMEVKKIAEAEHLFDKVVFVPVSSTVEVPRIQEKLASSLQYQFPENQEMERAQRLCMRLTQENKILMILDDVWEKLDFGSIGIPSSEYRKGCKILITTRLEEVCNSMDCQKNIYLPILTDEESWTLFQNKALISKDTPENIKHLAKSISNECKGLPVAIVAVASSLKGKKEVIWHSALNKLRSSKPINISRGLQDPYMCLKLSFDNLDTEEAKSLFLLCSVFPEDYEISVECLIRCAIGLGVTGEVHSYEEARTEVIAAKIKLVSSCLMLEVNDECVKMHDLVRDVAHWIAKNENKMIKCEVEKDVSLEEGPIRYLWCVKFPDSMDCSNLEFLSIQTNLEVSDGIFERMGKLRVLIITNKSIPTQLLTMSFKSLINVRCLVLQYWKLRDISFVRDMKKLQSLSFHNCSWPSFLDLQTDVAVTTLTNLKLLEFISCDIESNIFEEIKRIPFLEEFYIYKDNNYWNDPKEESVKFSNSFSVSQMLQRYGIVLGYSSFRNSYRFQEFCSCERTLVMNYFDISNEVIKGLAKKAKELSVGNIEGGAKNMMPDIFKIEEGMNELKELKMHNCEEIECLIDNSSNLSKMGNIFSKLRYMEIFNINHLKTLWHGCPRVNGCFEKMEELYIRDCPQLISLFTYVIAPTNDKTKKSEDQFTHGHLMPSKIFQNLQKMELFNCGELRHVFSASITGSLTQLKILTIEECNMLEQIFEDALPPTHHEETNEIVEEDVQSSSGTFSILHIS; from the coding sequence ATGGACATTCTGAATGGTTTTTTGTCTGATGTTTTAAAAGAGGTGGTGTGTGGAGCTGTTAATCAATTACAATACTCTTTTTGCTTTAATAGTTTTGTTAAAGagcttgaaaaagaaaaagagaatttgatagaaacaaaaataagtgTAAAAGATCGTGTCATACATGCTCAAAGACAAACCTTAAAGACTGCTGAAGTTATTGATAAATGGTTGGAGAATGCAAACACTAGTTCAGAATCTGTGAATCGTTTGCTGAGAGAGACAAACACCAAAAAGAgttgtttttttgaattttgtccAAATTGGATTTGGCGATACCGTTTAGGAAAAAAGTTGGCAATTAAAAAAGCAGACCTTCAAAAGATCATTCAAGAAGGTAGACAATATATACAACTTGAACGCATTGCCTCAATTCCTTCAAACACTTTTGATATTCTCACAGAAAAAAGTATTAACTTTGATAGTAGAAAAAATGCTTTTGATCAACTTGTAAAAGCATTAAAAGATGATGGGATTGCCATGATTGGATTGTACGGGATGGGGGGTTGTGGTAAAACCACATTAGCAATGGAAGTTAAAAAGATAGCAGAAGCTGAGCATCTTTTTGACAAAGTTGTTTTTGTTCCTGTGTCTAGTACAGTAGAAGTTCCAAGGATTCAAGAAAAACTTGCTAGTTCATTGCAGTATCAATTTCCAGAAAACCAAGAAATGGAAAGAGCCCAACGCTTGTGCATGAGATTAACCcaggaaaataaaattcttatgATTCTAGATGATGTGTGGGAAAAACTTGATTTTGGTAGCATAGGGATTCCCTCCTCTGAATACCGTAAAGGCTGCAAGATTCTCATTACCACTAGATTGGAAGAAGTTTGTAATTCAATggattgtcaaaaaaatatttatctaccAATCTTAACTGATGAAGAATCGTGGACTCTCTTCCAAAACAAAGCACTTATTTCTAAAGACACTCCTGAAAACATCAAGCATTTGGCAAAAtcaatatcaaatgaatgtaaaggATTGCCTGTTGCCATTGTAGCTGTTGCTAGTAGCTTGAAGGGAAAAAAAGAGGTGATATGGCATTCTGCGTTGAATAAATTGAGAAGTTCTAAGCCAATCAATATTAGTAGGGGTTTGCAAGATCCCTATATGTGTTTAAAGTTGAGCTTCGATAATCTAGATACTGAAGAAGCTAAATCACTTTTTCTGTTGTGTTCTGTATTCCCTGAAGATTATGAGATTTCAGTCGAATGTTTAATAAGATGTGCAATTGGTTTAGGTGTGACTGGAGAAGTTCACTCATATGAAGAGGCAAGGACTGAAGTGATTGCCGCCAAAATCAAGCTTGTAAGTTCTTGTTTGATGTTGGAGGTGAATGATGAATGTGTCAAAATGCATGACTTGGTTCGTGATGTAGCCCATTGGATtgcaaagaatgaaaataagatgATCAAGTGTGAAGTGGAAAAGGATGTAAGTTTGGAGGAAGGTCCAATAAGATATCTATGGTGTGTGAAATTTCCAGATAGTATGGATTGTTCCAATCTTGAGTTTTTAAGTATACAAACAAACTTGGAAGTATCCGATGGAATTTTTGAAAGAATGGGAAAACTTAGAGTTTTGATTATTACCAATAAAAGCATCCCTACGCAATTGTTAACAATGTCTTTCAAATCATTAATCAATGTCCGTTGTCTAGTCCTTCAATATTGGAAATTGAGAGACATCTCATTTGTAAGAGATATGAAGAAACTTCAAAGTCTTTCGTTTCATAATTGTTCATGGCCTTCATTCCTTGACTTGCAAACTGATGTTGCAGTTACAACACTTACAAACTTGAAGTTGTTAGAGTTTATAAGTTGTGACATTGAAAGCAATATTTTTGAAGAGATCAAAAGAATCCCATTTCTAGAAGAattctatatttataaagacAACAATTACTGGAATGATCCAAAGGAAGAAAGTGTTAAATTCTCTAACTCCTTTAGTGTCTCCCAAATGCTACAAAGGTATGGAATTGTATTAGGATACTCTTCTTTTCGTAATAGTTATAGATTTCAAGAGTTTTGCTCTTGTGAGAGAACTTTAGTAATGAATTATTTTGACATATCAAATGAGGTTATTAAAGGTTTGGCAAAAAAAGCAAAAGAGCTATCTGTAGGAAATATTGAGGGAGGTGCAAAAAATATGATGCcagatatatttaaaattgaagaagGTATGAATGAGTTGAAAGAACTGAAGATGCATAATTGTGAAGAAATAGAGTGTTTGATTGACAATAGCAGTAATTTGAGTAAGATGGGAAATATTTTCTCCAAGTTACGTTATATGGAGATCTTCAATATAAATCATCTAAAAACTTTATGGCATGGTTGTCCACGTGTCAATGGATGTTTTGAAAAAATGGAGGAGCTATATATAAGAGATTGCCCACAATTAATATCTCTCTTCACATATGTCATTGCTCCAACAAAtgacaaaacaaagaaaagtgaAGATCAATTCACACATGGGCATTTGATGCCATCCAAAATTTTTCAGAATCTTCAAAAAATGGAGTTGTTTAACTGTGGAGAATTAAGACATGTATTCTCAGCAAGTATTACAGGAAGCCTAACTCAATTGAAAATTCTTACTATTGAAGAGTGCAATATGTTAGAACAAATATTTGAAGATGCTCTTCCTCCAACACACCATGaagaaacaaatgaaattgTAGAGGAAGATGTGCAGAGTAGCTCAGGTACCTTTTCCATATTACATATCTCATAA